In Hahella sp. KA22, one genomic interval encodes:
- a CDS encoding siderophore-interacting protein — protein sequence MSRPAPRELTLVRRQSITPNMLRVTLGGDGIHSFPADQESAYVKLMFPRDGEQRPLMRTYTVRAQREDEIDIDFVIHEDGGPASTWAIQAEIGSQILIGGPGPKKLVDVEADWFLVIGDMTALPAISVNLEQLPSNARGYAVIEVISEADIQPLKTPANLDVHWLINPHPGVDSNLLLNKVRDLPWLQGRPSVWCACELNSMRQLRDHFRAQEGLEKSDLYISSYWKLGVSEDEHKVLKAALN from the coding sequence ATGAGCAGACCTGCGCCACGCGAACTGACCCTGGTTCGCAGACAATCAATTACTCCCAACATGCTGCGCGTCACCCTGGGCGGCGACGGCATCCACAGCTTTCCTGCCGACCAGGAAAGCGCCTACGTCAAACTGATGTTTCCCCGCGACGGCGAACAGCGCCCGCTGATGCGCACTTACACCGTGCGCGCGCAAAGAGAAGATGAGATCGACATAGATTTCGTCATTCACGAAGACGGCGGCCCCGCCTCCACTTGGGCGATTCAGGCGGAAATCGGCTCGCAGATCCTGATCGGCGGCCCTGGTCCGAAAAAACTGGTGGATGTGGAAGCGGACTGGTTTCTGGTGATCGGCGACATGACCGCCCTGCCCGCCATCAGCGTCAACCTGGAACAGCTTCCCTCCAATGCGAGGGGCTATGCAGTGATTGAGGTGATCAGCGAGGCGGATATCCAGCCCCTCAAGACCCCCGCCAACCTCGACGTGCACTGGCTGATTAATCCCCATCCCGGCGTCGACAGCAACCTGCTGCTGAACAAAGTCCGCGACCTGCCCTGGCTGCAAGGACGTCCTTCCGTCTGGTGCGCCTGCGAACTAAACAGCATGCGCCAGTTGCGGGACCACTTCCGCGCCCAGGAAGGACTGGAAAAAAGCGACCTGTACATCTCCAGCTACTGGAAACTCGGCGTCAGCGAAGATGAACACAAAGTGCTGAAGGCGGCGTTGAATTAA
- a CDS encoding DUF429 domain-containing protein — MDRTDVCWDMLYIGWDVGGWNCDSNSKSRDALAVLDNQRNLLGKPWRGNLRTVINQAATTAEWIQALLDCCEVKWALPAVTLAIDTPLGFSLALQQLITGGAPVDRLDESAANPYLFRFTERFLFQHGLTPLSVVKDMIGSQATKGMHALAKFASRRKSVGVWEGDGQLQAIEAYPSSCKHSDLMATLLEPFCSERRSDKQPIRDHWRDAAFIANIDHDDKRDALICALIAWLFVNQPEQLQQPEPGTPLSEGWIFVPRDGLDVKMKSYKTK; from the coding sequence ATGGATAGAACCGACGTTTGCTGGGACATGCTCTACATCGGCTGGGATGTGGGCGGCTGGAACTGCGATAGCAACAGTAAAAGCCGTGACGCCTTGGCGGTGTTGGATAATCAGCGCAACCTGCTGGGCAAGCCCTGGCGAGGGAATTTGCGGACAGTTATCAATCAGGCCGCCACCACGGCGGAATGGATTCAGGCGCTGCTTGATTGCTGCGAGGTCAAATGGGCACTTCCTGCTGTGACCCTAGCAATCGATACGCCTTTGGGCTTCTCCCTGGCGTTGCAGCAACTGATCACTGGTGGAGCTCCAGTCGACCGGCTGGATGAGTCCGCCGCCAACCCTTATCTGTTCCGTTTCACTGAGCGTTTTTTATTCCAACATGGCTTGACGCCACTGTCTGTGGTCAAAGATATGATCGGCAGTCAGGCCACGAAAGGCATGCATGCGCTCGCAAAATTCGCGTCTCGGCGAAAATCCGTGGGTGTTTGGGAAGGGGATGGTCAGCTTCAGGCAATCGAAGCCTATCCGTCGTCCTGCAAACACTCCGACCTTATGGCGACGCTGCTGGAGCCATTTTGCTCTGAGCGGCGCAGCGACAAGCAGCCCATACGTGATCACTGGCGAGACGCCGCATTTATAGCGAACATCGACCATGACGACAAACGGGACGCACTGATCTGCGCCTTGATCGCCTGGCTGTTCGTGAACCAGCCCGAACAGCTCCAACAGCCTGAACCCGGTACCCCTTTGTCGGAAGGCTGGATCTTCGTCCCCAGAGATGGATTGGATGTAAAGATGAAAAGCTACAAAACCAAGTAG
- a CDS encoding DUF4433 domain-containing protein, giving the protein MIYTSLNPQKALIWRIVHRENVPWILDHGLHCGNSPVSSSNWVSIGNPELTDKRATHAVPVGPKGYLNDYVPFYFTPFSPMMKNIHSGWGGIKQRPNEEIVILVSDLYRVSEMGLPFVFTNGHAYYAWTDFFTDLDDLENIDWTIIQSRDFKRDPNDPAKFERYQAEALIHQSCPVDALKGMVCYTENTKKRLDGWLHERQMAMPVHARPRWYF; this is encoded by the coding sequence ATGATCTATACCAGTTTGAACCCACAGAAAGCGCTCATCTGGCGCATTGTTCATCGTGAAAATGTTCCTTGGATTCTAGACCACGGTTTGCACTGTGGAAACAGTCCAGTTAGCTCGTCTAATTGGGTGAGTATTGGTAATCCTGAGTTAACTGACAAACGCGCGACGCATGCAGTTCCCGTGGGGCCAAAAGGATACTTGAATGACTATGTGCCTTTCTATTTCACTCCGTTCTCCCCAATGATGAAAAATATTCACAGCGGATGGGGAGGAATTAAACAGCGGCCGAATGAGGAGATTGTAATTCTCGTTTCCGACTTGTACCGTGTCAGCGAAATGGGGCTACCCTTTGTTTTTACCAATGGGCATGCATATTACGCTTGGACCGACTTCTTCACTGACCTAGACGACCTAGAAAATATTGATTGGACTATTATCCAGTCCAGAGATTTCAAGCGAGACCCTAATGACCCAGCCAAATTCGAGCGATATCAGGCTGAGGCACTGATACATCAATCTTGTCCAGTCGATGCCTTAAAGGGCATGGTTTGTTACACTGAAAACACAAAAAAACGATTGGATGGTTGGTTGCACGAGCGACAAATGGCCATGCCAGTTCATGCGCGGCCAAGGTGGTATTTCTAA
- a CDS encoding DarT ssDNA thymidine ADP-ribosyltransferase family protein, with protein sequence MPRDIKNKMLVYHLTALENLPSILANGLMARAELQANSFEDIADSEIIRSRAEQSLDSYVPFHFFSRTPFDYAAQRGNIDVPFILIAVRRSHAKARSWKIIPRHPLSLNNGEKVVIMEYDQGIEAINWALMESTDHCYGADSDYKQACMAECLSPTAVSAANFHSIFVKTDEDKSIVLGLLKEAGIDLHVNLVPTMFVN encoded by the coding sequence ATGCCGAGGGATATTAAAAATAAAATGCTGGTTTACCATCTGACTGCGCTGGAGAACCTGCCATCTATTCTTGCTAATGGGCTAATGGCGCGTGCTGAGCTGCAGGCAAATTCCTTCGAGGATATTGCTGATTCTGAGATAATTCGATCCCGTGCCGAGCAAAGTTTAGATAGTTATGTACCCTTTCATTTTTTTTCTAGAACACCTTTTGACTACGCAGCTCAGCGTGGGAATATAGACGTTCCTTTTATTTTGATTGCGGTACGAAGATCTCATGCAAAAGCAAGGTCTTGGAAAATTATTCCAAGACACCCCTTATCTCTTAACAATGGCGAAAAAGTCGTAATTATGGAGTATGACCAGGGAATTGAAGCAATTAATTGGGCGCTGATGGAAAGCACCGATCACTGCTACGGTGCAGACTCTGATTATAAACAGGCATGTATGGCGGAGTGTTTATCGCCAACAGCCGTGAGTGCTGCCAATTTCCATTCAATATTTGTGAAAACAGACGAAGATAAGTCTATCGTACTTGGCCTGCTAAAGGAGGCTGGCATTGACCTACATGTCAACCTAGTTCCGACTATGTTTGTTAATTAA
- a CDS encoding phosphate ABC transporter substrate-binding protein, whose protein sequence is MKKREVRLIRAFGSNEAGLADLPKKVSGTMVSRVVLGEESGCSRCFPHGFETVNATRPQRSWKTNRKTRWK, encoded by the coding sequence GTGAAGAAAAGAGAAGTTCGTCTTATCAGGGCGTTTGGGAGCAATGAAGCAGGGCTGGCGGATTTACCTAAGAAGGTGTCCGGCACAATGGTTTCGAGAGTGGTTCTGGGGGAAGAGTCCGGCTGCTCGCGCTGCTTTCCCCACGGTTTTGAAACCGTCAACGCCACAAGGCCTCAGCGCAGTTGGAAGACGAATCGTAAAACCAGATGGAAATAA
- a CDS encoding ricin-type beta-trefoil lectin domain protein — translation MLFKWKTPAVLAAVCSVAFSLGFSTGANAGETFYPPFQAKAANDNHRFDELYYAQPHNSFEHGSRLSEWLERGYRTLELDVIDRGDWESWDKGPYVSHSASPGNQNCSAGSDDQLGHCLDDVVSWMNGHPNAMPLVLFVDMKASWDPLNAWYASEVEQLDEFIGNYLNSRLGNRFYQYQDLINRLNPHFQSNYRNTLKNVGWPKVSELKGKLIVVLTGGFIGDVNGRMETALMNRFGAQSTFLCPDIDTADADEFSGAIDSMSAEHSTYFFCGNVKAGDHYQLTANRAAQYKQIMHLWGAAGDFANTSYESAWLAVAHGVSVISWNLDAPSSTPGWTASSIPLVGQRRGLPGYFKIKPKVRPEYCLDVDKAQYGNGGDLLSWACGGGDNQQFVYTAEGQLRPKGDNRYCADFSTGSADNGDKMHLWDCDGGSSEKWRITEAGEFQNLDNNGSHCMDIPGGTAESSEQWQIWRCSGGDNQKFYLESVSDWPQTSF, via the coding sequence ATGTTATTCAAATGGAAAACGCCCGCCGTCCTGGCCGCCGTTTGCTCCGTCGCATTCTCATTGGGATTCAGCACAGGCGCCAACGCGGGTGAAACGTTCTATCCGCCGTTCCAGGCCAAAGCCGCCAATGACAATCATCGTTTTGACGAGTTGTACTACGCGCAACCTCACAACAGCTTTGAACATGGAAGTCGTTTGAGCGAGTGGCTTGAGCGCGGTTATCGCACCCTGGAGCTGGATGTCATCGACCGCGGCGACTGGGAAAGCTGGGATAAAGGCCCCTACGTCTCCCACAGCGCCTCCCCCGGAAATCAGAACTGCAGCGCAGGCAGCGACGACCAGCTTGGTCATTGCCTGGACGACGTAGTGAGCTGGATGAACGGTCACCCCAACGCCATGCCGCTGGTTCTGTTCGTCGACATGAAAGCCAGTTGGGACCCGTTGAACGCCTGGTATGCCTCGGAAGTGGAGCAGCTGGATGAGTTTATCGGCAATTACCTGAACAGCCGCCTCGGCAACCGGTTCTATCAGTATCAGGACCTGATCAACCGCCTTAATCCACATTTCCAGTCCAACTATCGCAACACCTTGAAAAACGTGGGCTGGCCGAAGGTCTCGGAGCTGAAAGGCAAACTGATCGTGGTGTTGACCGGGGGCTTTATCGGCGACGTTAACGGACGTATGGAGACGGCGCTGATGAATCGTTTCGGCGCTCAGTCCACTTTTCTGTGTCCAGACATCGACACCGCCGACGCGGACGAATTCTCTGGCGCCATCGACTCCATGTCCGCCGAACATTCCACCTACTTTTTCTGCGGCAACGTGAAAGCCGGCGACCATTATCAGCTCACCGCCAACCGCGCGGCTCAATATAAACAGATCATGCACCTGTGGGGCGCCGCCGGAGATTTCGCCAACACTTCCTACGAGAGCGCCTGGCTGGCGGTGGCCCACGGCGTCTCCGTGATCAGCTGGAATCTGGACGCGCCCTCCTCCACGCCTGGCTGGACCGCCAGCTCCATTCCCCTGGTTGGCCAGCGCCGGGGCTTACCGGGGTACTTCAAAATCAAACCCAAGGTGAGACCGGAGTACTGCCTGGATGTGGATAAGGCGCAGTACGGCAATGGCGGCGACCTGCTGTCCTGGGCCTGCGGCGGCGGGGATAATCAGCAGTTCGTGTATACCGCGGAAGGCCAGTTACGCCCCAAAGGCGATAACCGCTACTGCGCTGACTTCAGTACCGGCTCCGCGGACAACGGCGACAAAATGCACTTGTGGGATTGCGACGGCGGAAGTTCCGAGAAATGGCGCATCACCGAGGCCGGCGAGTTCCAGAACCTGGACAACAACGGCAGCCATTGCATGGATATCCCCGGCGGAACTGCGGAATCCTCCGAACAATGGCAAATCTGGCGCTGCAGCGGCGGCGACAACCAGAAATTCTATCTGGAATCCGTGTCGGACTGGCCGCAGACGTCTTTTTAG
- a CDS encoding histidine phosphatase family protein: MDSMKVILARHGQTVWNQQGRLQGRLNSDLTDQGKAQADRLATEVKQYRFAKVYSSPAIRCMETCKVISPDFEINDLLQEQNFGSYEGLSLHDIDRRDPSARAIIRGEHPSAKACRNAESLLQVAHRANRFLDMVSSNHRHNETILVLTHGNFLKALIWWIHAQDQASASQYTHFNCAYSEITYSNNEWTVSFWGKASHLIGVL; the protein is encoded by the coding sequence ATGGATAGCATGAAAGTCATCCTGGCGCGGCACGGCCAGACGGTCTGGAATCAACAAGGTCGCCTGCAAGGCCGCCTCAACTCCGACCTGACGGACCAGGGCAAAGCGCAAGCAGACAGGCTGGCGACGGAAGTGAAGCAATACCGCTTCGCCAAGGTCTATTCTTCACCCGCCATACGTTGTATGGAGACATGCAAGGTTATTTCGCCTGATTTTGAAATAAACGATTTGCTGCAAGAACAGAACTTTGGCTCCTATGAAGGCCTGTCCCTGCATGACATAGACCGAAGAGACCCTTCCGCCAGGGCCATTATCCGGGGAGAACATCCGTCCGCAAAAGCCTGCCGGAATGCCGAAAGCCTGTTGCAAGTCGCTCACAGAGCAAACCGGTTTCTAGACATGGTTTCAAGCAACCATCGTCACAACGAGACGATACTGGTCCTCACTCACGGTAATTTCTTAAAGGCGCTAATCTGGTGGATACATGCCCAAGACCAGGCCAGCGCCAGCCAGTACACCCACTTCAATTGCGCCTATTCCGAAATCACGTATTCGAACAATGAATGGACAGTGTCTTTTTGGGGCAAGGCTTCGCATCTTATTGGGGTGTTGTGA
- a CDS encoding MarR family winged helix-turn-helix transcriptional regulator produces the protein MSETHVPETSVGESLHRLLHAYKRAMRQAYQEVNLTLAVSHIRSLKVINHAREKNTICTAQVIAERLQRDKAQITRVVKDLLEEGLIEKRDNPEDRRSQLLLLTQKGVDAYKTIKEVEALAGTRMAQGLNADEIREFVKLANAMAENLKH, from the coding sequence ATGTCCGAAACCCATGTCCCGGAAACCAGCGTCGGCGAGTCCCTGCACCGCCTGCTCCATGCCTATAAACGCGCGATGCGTCAGGCCTATCAGGAGGTCAATCTGACCCTGGCGGTCTCCCACATACGCTCGTTGAAAGTGATCAACCACGCCCGTGAAAAGAACACTATCTGTACCGCCCAGGTGATTGCAGAGCGCCTGCAGCGGGACAAGGCCCAGATTACGCGCGTCGTGAAAGATCTGCTTGAGGAAGGGCTGATCGAAAAACGGGACAACCCTGAAGACCGTCGCAGCCAGCTACTGCTATTAACTCAGAAAGGCGTCGATGCGTACAAGACAATAAAAGAGGTGGAAGCGCTGGCGGGAACCCGCATGGCGCAAGGCCTCAATGCTGATGAGATCAGGGAGTTCGTCAAACTCGCGAATGCGATGGCGGAAAACCTCAAACACTGA
- a CDS encoding macro domain-containing protein: MISYAQGNLLEAEVEALVNTVNTVGVMGKGIALMFKERFPQNMQAYVRACRTGDVVTGKMFITKTDELMGPKWIVNFPTKQHWRAKSKMEWIDEGLVDLRRFITEHHVKSIAIPPLGAGNGGLSWQDVKRRIEKALTDIEGVDIRVYEPTAKYQNVSKKAGVSELTTSRAMVAELVRRYWILGMECSLLEIQKLAWFLQRVIDAQGLKNDLELHFEANYYGPYANNLTHLLNALDGSYLKSDKRIPDSDPLDVIAFNDTKREYVETYLNTEGQDYLPALEKASEIISGFESPFGMELLATVDWLLTREGCEPTLESIKGGIAHWPSGKKWAERKLALFDDRSLQFAIDRMKTASI, translated from the coding sequence ATGATTTCGTATGCACAAGGTAATTTACTTGAGGCGGAAGTGGAAGCGCTGGTGAATACCGTAAATACCGTTGGAGTGATGGGAAAGGGCATTGCTCTGATGTTTAAAGAGCGCTTTCCGCAAAATATGCAGGCTTATGTCAGGGCCTGTAGAACAGGAGATGTGGTCACAGGGAAGATGTTCATCACTAAAACAGACGAGCTGATGGGGCCGAAGTGGATTGTTAATTTCCCAACGAAGCAGCATTGGCGCGCAAAGTCCAAAATGGAGTGGATTGATGAGGGGCTTGTGGATTTGCGTCGATTTATTACAGAACACCATGTAAAGTCAATTGCAATCCCCCCGTTAGGTGCCGGTAATGGTGGTTTAAGCTGGCAGGACGTGAAGCGCCGCATTGAAAAAGCCCTTACTGATATTGAGGGCGTCGATATTCGGGTTTATGAACCCACAGCAAAATATCAAAACGTTTCAAAAAAGGCGGGTGTAAGCGAGCTTACCACTTCACGAGCAATGGTCGCTGAACTTGTGCGTCGCTATTGGATACTCGGTATGGAGTGCAGCTTACTCGAAATTCAAAAGCTTGCTTGGTTTTTACAGCGAGTAATTGATGCGCAAGGTTTAAAAAATGACTTGGAGCTTCATTTTGAAGCCAATTACTACGGGCCTTACGCTAATAACTTAACTCATTTATTGAATGCTCTAGATGGTAGCTACCTTAAGTCTGATAAGCGCATTCCTGACAGTGACCCTCTGGACGTCATCGCTTTTAACGATACCAAAAGAGAATACGTTGAAACTTATTTGAATACTGAGGGGCAGGATTATTTGCCTGCATTAGAAAAAGCCAGCGAGATAATTAGTGGCTTTGAATCGCCCTTTGGGATGGAGTTGCTTGCCACTGTTGACTGGTTGCTAACAAGAGAAGGGTGCGAACCTACTTTGGAGTCCATTAAGGGCGGTATTGCTCATTGGCCATCAGGAAAGAAATGGGCTGAGCGCAAGCTTGCTTTATTTGATGACAGAAGCTTGCAATTCGCAATAGATCGAATGAAGACGGCTTCAATTTAA
- a CDS encoding tetratricopeptide repeat protein translates to MNKRLSLALAIFFAVGGSHAAITQPSSAQSDSSLFFLDAPPAGGELQPANQDLATALDLIRQQKFMQSQKLLDDILAKEPNNSLALELKGTVLALQGKLKEGLKQLQKATQLAPTQSSAWTKQGDVHTALKEPKKAFNAYKTAVGYNDNDARAHQRLGLIYQEQGEVAKSIEHLEKGLANTPEGYVGVKLNLAEQYVKNGESGKAIKLLSPIIDATSDNAVALVLLANAYVANQSPEAAIPLFQKALKLSPKQPAPLLSLGIAQRDAGQLDNSLNSFNQLLKLKSDWGLGYFQRALTYTKKDDHDKAVSDYQKALQDKALPENLAVQAGDYFAQSGKHELAEKVYKDLIKRSKTPFPYYQRLGSLYQLQNDPVKAKAVYSDLLKTYPDNPQSYLYAGSFHAFTRDYAAAADLFDKGLQRAPDSGSLRMAKAVALKQLGELDKAQQEMETLVKNNPESHEGLFLLGSLYEEGKKTDQAIDAYRRVLHLNDSHLGALNNLAYLLGETDKLKEAEKLALQAAKLAPINPTVLDTLGWIQFRLGKVDDAETNIGKAYQLAANNPTINYHYAKVKQKSGQTAEAQSLFKSSLRLGLASPWKTDAEKQLQN, encoded by the coding sequence ATGAACAAACGCCTCTCTTTAGCGCTGGCGATTTTTTTCGCCGTTGGCGGCAGTCACGCCGCCATTACGCAACCCAGCTCCGCTCAGTCCGACAGCAGCCTTTTCTTTCTTGACGCGCCTCCCGCCGGCGGCGAGCTGCAGCCCGCCAATCAGGATCTCGCCACCGCGCTGGACCTGATTCGGCAGCAAAAGTTTATGCAAAGCCAGAAGCTGCTGGATGATATTCTCGCCAAAGAGCCGAATAACTCACTGGCGCTGGAGCTGAAAGGCACGGTGCTGGCGTTGCAGGGAAAACTCAAGGAAGGGCTCAAGCAGCTACAAAAAGCCACGCAATTGGCGCCAACGCAAAGCTCCGCCTGGACCAAACAAGGCGACGTTCACACCGCCCTGAAAGAACCCAAGAAGGCGTTTAACGCTTACAAAACCGCCGTCGGCTACAACGACAACGATGCGCGCGCGCATCAACGGCTGGGCTTGATCTATCAGGAACAAGGCGAGGTCGCCAAATCTATTGAGCACCTGGAGAAAGGTCTGGCCAACACGCCAGAGGGTTATGTGGGCGTCAAACTTAATCTGGCGGAGCAGTACGTCAAAAATGGCGAATCAGGCAAAGCCATCAAACTGCTCTCCCCGATTATTGACGCCACCAGCGACAACGCCGTCGCCCTGGTGCTGCTCGCCAACGCGTACGTCGCCAACCAAAGCCCTGAGGCGGCAATTCCCCTGTTCCAGAAAGCGCTGAAATTGTCGCCGAAACAACCTGCGCCCCTGCTTTCTCTGGGCATCGCCCAGCGCGACGCGGGTCAGCTGGATAACTCACTCAACAGCTTCAACCAATTGCTCAAATTAAAGTCAGATTGGGGGCTGGGCTATTTCCAGCGCGCGCTGACCTACACCAAGAAAGACGATCACGATAAAGCCGTCAGCGACTACCAAAAAGCGCTGCAAGACAAAGCGCTGCCGGAAAATCTGGCGGTGCAGGCCGGCGATTACTTCGCGCAATCCGGCAAACATGAGCTGGCGGAGAAAGTCTATAAAGACCTGATCAAGCGGTCCAAGACGCCTTTCCCGTACTATCAGCGTCTGGGCAGCCTGTATCAGCTGCAGAACGACCCGGTTAAGGCGAAAGCGGTATACAGCGACCTGTTAAAGACTTACCCGGACAACCCACAGAGTTATCTGTACGCAGGCTCCTTTCACGCCTTCACCCGTGACTACGCCGCCGCCGCGGACCTGTTTGATAAAGGGTTGCAACGGGCGCCGGACTCCGGCTCCCTGCGCATGGCCAAAGCCGTCGCTCTGAAACAACTGGGCGAGCTGGATAAAGCCCAGCAGGAAATGGAAACTCTGGTCAAAAATAATCCGGAATCTCACGAAGGATTGTTCCTGTTAGGCTCTCTGTATGAGGAAGGCAAGAAAACCGATCAGGCCATAGACGCCTATCGCCGCGTCCTGCATCTGAACGACTCCCACCTGGGCGCGTTGAATAATCTGGCGTACCTGCTGGGCGAGACGGACAAACTCAAGGAAGCGGAGAAACTGGCCCTGCAAGCCGCAAAACTCGCCCCCATCAACCCCACCGTTCTCGACACGCTGGGCTGGATACAATTCCGTCTGGGCAAAGTTGACGATGCGGAAACCAACATCGGCAAAGCCTACCAACTGGCCGCCAATAACCCGACCATCAACTACCATTACGCCAAAGTGAAACAGAAAAGCGGCCAGACGGCGGAAGCGCAAAGCCTGTTCAAATCCTCCCTCAGACTGGGCCTGGCCTCCCCCTGGAAAACCGACGCAGAAAAACAACTGCAGAACTAA
- a CDS encoding vWA domain-containing protein: protein MKRLACSLALTAFLPFTAMADSISPTTYSATLDVGESVTITKTVTVDAEASTSKVDVFFLMDETGSMSGEIAAVKAAASSILGTAAGFGDINFGVGGYRDASDFFAYRTLTDMTSDTSAAQAAINTWTAGGGGDFPEANIYALEQVATTISWRPDAERILLWFGDATGHDPSLGSTEASATAALQAASIQVEAIDVANCTFGFCLDGTGQATRITNATGGTYHAGIDTTTLVDTINDAISTAISSYTEVALDISGAPPGMVSVSPASYNGSFTRDSAATYDFEVTFTGTTPGTYDFDIYATVDGGRVATERDHIVVGATVPEPASLALMGLGLVGLLARRRKS from the coding sequence ATGAAAAGATTAGCGTGCTCACTCGCACTAACCGCGTTTCTGCCGTTTACAGCGATGGCGGACTCTATCTCTCCCACTACTTACTCCGCGACGCTTGATGTCGGCGAAAGCGTGACCATCACCAAGACAGTCACCGTTGACGCTGAAGCGAGCACATCCAAGGTAGACGTATTCTTCCTAATGGATGAAACCGGTAGCATGAGTGGAGAGATTGCAGCGGTTAAAGCCGCCGCCAGCTCTATACTGGGCACAGCAGCGGGCTTTGGCGACATTAACTTCGGGGTCGGCGGCTATCGTGACGCCAGCGATTTCTTCGCTTATCGCACCCTGACCGATATGACCAGCGACACCTCAGCGGCCCAAGCGGCGATCAACACCTGGACCGCCGGTGGCGGCGGCGATTTCCCCGAAGCGAATATCTACGCGTTGGAACAGGTCGCCACCACCATTTCCTGGCGTCCGGACGCAGAGCGCATCCTGCTGTGGTTCGGCGACGCAACGGGCCATGACCCCTCTTTGGGCTCAACTGAAGCCAGCGCTACCGCCGCTTTGCAGGCAGCCAGCATCCAGGTTGAAGCGATTGACGTCGCTAACTGCACTTTCGGCTTCTGCTTAGACGGCACCGGTCAAGCTACTCGCATCACCAATGCGACTGGCGGCACCTATCACGCAGGCATCGACACCACCACATTGGTAGACACTATCAATGACGCCATTTCGACCGCTATTTCTTCTTATACTGAAGTGGCGCTCGATATCTCTGGCGCGCCTCCCGGCATGGTTTCCGTGTCTCCTGCGTCTTATAACGGCTCTTTCACCCGCGACAGCGCTGCGACCTATGATTTCGAAGTCACCTTCACCGGCACTACTCCCGGCACCTACGACTTCGACATCTACGCCACTGTTGACGGCGGCAGAGTCGCTACCGAGCGCGACCACATCGTTGTCGGCGCAACTGTTCCAGAACCCGCCAGCCTGGCGTTGATGGGTCTGGGTCTGGTTGGCTTGCTGGCTCGTCGCAGAAAAAGCTAA